The genomic segment ACGACGACGAAGACCCCGAGACGGCCTGCGTGGCGTGGACGGTCTGTCGCGCTGGTGAGTACGCGAGCGCGGCCGGCACGGAGGAGGCGGACCGCGAGTGCGCGGCGTGTGCCGTGGGCGAATACTCGGTGAACCTCAACGCCACGAGCTGTAGCCCGTGGACCGCGTGCGTGGCTGGCCAGTACGTGAGCGCGGCGGGCACTGCGGCCAGCGATCGGACGTGCACGGGGTGCACGAGCGGCACGTTCAGCGCGAGCGGCGACGCCTCGGGCTGCACGGCCTGGACCGAGTGCGTGGCCGGGGAGTACGTGAGCACGGCCGGTGGCGTGAGCACCGACCAGGCGTGCACGGTGTGCGCCACGGGGACGTACACCTCGGGCCCCAACCAGGCCTTGTGCGTGCCGCTGACCGGCTGCGCGCCCGGGACGGTGCAGACGGCACCGGCCACGATGACGACGCCGGCCGTGTGTGCCGCGTGCAGCGCCGGGCAGTACTGCGCGGGCGGCGAGTTCGCGGCCGTGGCGTGCGACGACGGCGACGGCACGTGGGACCACGATGGAAGCCCGGCGACCGCGTGCGTGGCCCGCACCACTTGCTCCACAGGGACCTATGTCTCGGCCGAAGGCGGCGCGACCTCCGACCGCAGCTGCACGGCCTGTGCGAGCGGGAGCTACAGCAACACCACGAACGCGACCGCCTGCACGGCGTATACGACTTGCGTGGCTGGCGAGTACGTGGGCACGGTAGGGACGGCGACGAGCGACCAGGTCTGCACCGCCTGCGACGACGGTGAGTACAGCGACACGACCGACGCGGCGAGCTGCAGCACCTGGCGCACGTGCACCGCAGGGCAGTACGTCACTGGCGCAGGCAGCGACACGGCGGACCGCACCTGCGGCGGGTGCGCGAGCGGCTCCTACAGCGACACCACGAACGCGACCGCCTGTACGGCGTACAGCACATGTGTGGCCGGTGAGTACGTCACCGTGCCGGGCAGCACCATGAACGACCGCGCGTGCGGCACGTGTGCCAACGGCACGTACACCTCTGGGCCCAACCAGACCACGTGCGTGCCCGTGGGCTCGTGCGCGCCGGGCACGGTGCAGACCGCCCCCGGCACCATGATGGCGCCCCCGGTGTGCGCGGACTGCGACCCCGGCGAGTACTGCGCCGGCGGCACGGCGGCGGCTGTGGCGTGCGACGACGGCGACGGCACGTGGGACGACGACAGCGACCCGGCGACCGCGTGCGCCGAGCGCACCACTTGTGCGACCGGCAGCTACGTCGCGTCCGAGGGTGACGCGACCACCGACCGCACGTGCACCGCCTGCGCGCTGGGCCGCTACAGCAGCACCCTGAACGCGCCCAGCTGCAGCACGTGGACTATCTGCGTGGCGGGCCAGTCCATCGGCACCGTGGGGAGCGCGACGGCGGACCGCGTGTGCAGCACGTGCGCCGACGGCAGCTTCAGCACCATGGACAACGCACCCAGCTGCACCGCATGGCAGACCTGCGTGCCCGGGCAGTACGAAGCCACCGAGGGCAGCCCGAGCGCAAACCGCGTGTGCACGGGCTGCAGTAGCGGCAGCTTCAGCATCAGCAACAACGCGGCGAGCTGCACCTTGTGGCAGACCTGCGTGGCGGGTCGCTACGTGAGCAACACTCCGTCCGACACGGTGGACCAGGTCTGCATGGACTGCGCCGTCGGGACCTACACCGCCATGCCCAACCTCTCCATGTGCCTGGCCCACGGCATGTGCCCCGCCGGCACCGTGCAGAGCGCCGCGGGCACCACCACGGCACCGCCGGTGTGCGACGCATGCAGCCTGGGCGAGTACTGCGCGGGCCACACAACAGCGGCCGTCGCCTGCGGCGGTAACACCTGGGACCACGACGGGAGCCCCGCCACCGCGTGCGCCACGCGCACCGACTGCGCGGCAGGCCAGTCCGTGGTGAGCGACGGCAACGCGACCACGAACCGCACCTGCGCAGCCTGCACGGGGGAGCACCTACAGCACCGCGACGAACGCGCCGAACTGCACCCCGTGGGCCGTGTGCGCGGCGGGGACCTACGTGAGCACTCCGGGGAGCGTCTCGGTCAACCGGGCGTGCATGCCCTGCGCGTTGGGGGAGTACTCCGCCAACCCGAACCAAATGATGTGCATGGCGCACGGCTCGTGCCCCGCCGGCACCGTGCAGAGTGCGGCGGGGACCAGCATGGCGCCGCCCGTGTGCGATGCATGCAGCGCGGGTCAGTACTGCGCGGGCGGCACCACCGCAGCAGTGACCTGCGGCGGCATCACGTGGGACAACGACGGGAACCCGGCGACGGCGTGTGGGGCCCGCACAAACTGCGTGGCCGGGCAGTCCGTGGTGAGCGACGGCAACGCGACCACGAACCGCACCTGCACGGCCTGCACGGCGGAGACCTACAGTACGGCGATGAACGCACCGAGCTGCACCGCATGGGCGGTGTGCGCGGCGGGTGCCTACGTGAGCACACCGGGGAGCGCTGCGATCAACCGGGCGTGCACGCCGTGCTCCACGGGGGAGTACTCCACCGATCCGAACCAGGCGATGTGCACACCATGGCAGGTGTGCGACGGGGTACGTGGAAGGTGATGCCGGCTCGCCAACCATGGACCGGACGTGTGTGCCGGAGGCATGGACGCGGCAGTTTGGGAGCGCGAGTGAGGACTTTGCCTGGTCGGTGAGCGTGGGCAGCGACGGCAGCGTGCTGGTCGCGGGGTACACGCAAGGCACCCTTCCGGGGCAATCGAGCGCAGGCTTCCAGGACGCATTTGTGCGGAAGTATGATGCGGCGGGCACCGAGGTCTGGACGCGTCAGTTTGGGAGCGCGAGCTACGACGCCGCCTATTCGGTGAGCGTGGGCAGCGACGGCAGCGTGCTGGTCGCGGGGTTGACGGGCGGCACCCTTCCGGGGCAATCGAGCGCAGGCGGCCAGGATGCGTTTGTGCGGAAGTACGATGCGGCGGGCGCCGAGGTCTGGACGCGCCAGTTTGGGAGCGCGAGCTACGAGGAGGCCCGGTCGGTGAGCCTGGGCAGCGACGGCAGCGTGCTGGTCGCGGGGTACACGGACGGCACCTTTCCAGGGCAATCGAGCGCAGGCCAGTACGACTCTTTTGTGCGGAAGTACGATGCGGCGGGCGCCGAGGTCTGGACGCGCCAGTTTGGGAGCGCGACCTTCGACATCGCCTATTCGGTGAGCGTGGGCAGCGACGGGAGCGTGCTGGTCGCGGGGTACACGGAAGGCACCCTTCCGGGGCAAACCAACGCAGGGGCCAGAGATGCGTTTGTGCGGAAGTACGATGCGGCGGGCGCCGAGGTCTGGACGCGGCAGTTTGGGAGCGCAGGCGGTGACAACGCCGTGTCGGTGAGCGTGGGCAGCGACGGCAGCGTGCTGGTCGCGGGGTACACGCTCGGAGACGCGTTTGTGCGGAAGTACGATGCGGCGGGCGCCGAGGTCTGGACGCGCCAGTTTGGGAGCGCCAACTTCAACTTCGACCTGGCGCGGTCGGTGAGCGTGGGTGGCGATGGCAGCGTGCTGGTCGCGGGCTACACAGGTGGCAGCTTGCCGGGACAAGCCAGCGCAGGAGTCGACGACGCGTTTGTGCGGAAGTACGATGCGGCGGGCGCCGAGGTCTGGACGCGGCAGTTTGGGACCGCGAGCACCGACCAGGCCCAGTCGGTGAGCGTGGGCAGCGACGGGAGCGTGCTGGTCGCGGGCTGGACGGACGGCACCCTCGCGGGGCAATCGAGCGCAGGCGGCCGGGACGCATTCGTGATGAAACTGGCTGAGCCGTGAGCTGAGCCGCAGCCTGACCGGACTGGAGGTACTCGCCGACGTCGTCGATGCCACGAGCGGTGGCGGGGGGCGGCAGCGACCCGCCTGCACGTGGTCAGCGTGGCCGCGCTTGCGGTGTCGGGCGGACCCTCCCATCGCGCCTTCGACTCGGACGCCCCGTGCTTGCACGGGGTGAGGGCTCGCGCGGGGGCGACCTGCTCTGCAGGCGAGATTCGGTTCCCTCGCTCTGCTCGGCGCGCGGGGCGCGCAGAATCTCGACCCCCGCCCTTCCCCCTCATCGATAGGAGCGATTCGGGCTCGCCGTGGACGTCACCGCAACACCGTCCCCGAGGCCCACGTGTCCCAGTCCGATTCCGCCTACAGCAAGGTCACTGACCGCATCCTCGAAGCCCTCGAGAGCGCCGACCCCACCCAGTGGTCACGACCCTGGGTCACCGAGGGGCCCGCCCGCAACGCCTTCTCGAACCGCCCCTACGCAGGCGGCAACGCCATCGTCCGTATCCGTTCGGTGAATCGCGTTCCTGACGGGGGATCCCCGAGCGCCTAAGTTCACGGCATGCAGAAGCCCCGGACGCGCGAGGAGCGCATGGCGATCATCGCGGACTTGCGCGCGAGCGGACTCCCCCGAGCGACGTACGCGCGGCAGCACGGACTCAGCGAAGCGACCCTTCGGATGTGGACGAGGCGCCTGAAGGAGGAGCTGAACGACTCGTTGCTGAGCGCTGCCCCGCCTCGCATCGACGCCTCGTTCATTGAACTCGCCCTCCCGTCGCTGCTCACGGCCGCGCCCGCGTCCATCGAGGTGACACTGGGAGGCGCCACCGTGCGCGTGCCGACCGGCGCGGACGCCGACACACTCGGGCGGATCTTCGCGGCGCTCCGGGGTGCGGCGTGATCCCCTCGTCGGTCCGCATCTTCGTGTGCCAGGAGCCACAGGACATGCGGCGCTCGTTCGATGGTCTCGCGCTGGCCGCTCAGCAGCACCTGGGTGAGGACCCGCAGAGCGGCGCGCTCTTCGTCTTCACCAACAAGCGGTCCTCGCGAATCAAAGTCTTGTGGTTCGACCGCAACGGGTACTGCTTGCTGTACAAGCGCCTCCACAAGGCGCGCTTCGAACTCCCCGAGGCACGGGTAATCGATGGCGCCGAACTCGGTAGAGTGCTTCGCGGAAGCCCGATTTCGCGTTCCGACGCGAATCGTTCTTGACGAGAGATCGAGCATCGATCACCACAGGCGGGTGACGGATCTCGCCGGCCTCATCGAACGCCTCGACGAGCTGCAACGTGGGCAGGACGCGATTCGTAGGGCGCTCCAACAGGCTGAGTCGGAGCGCGAGCGAGCTCGCGAGGAGCGGGACCGCTTCAAGGCTCTGTACCTCGAGATGCTGGAGCGGAACCGCAAGCTCGAGCGCGGGCTGATGGGCCAGCAGCGTGAGCGCGCGACGTCCGAGAGCCAGCTCACGCTCGACGTCCTGTCGGCGATGCTGGGCGAGCGCGCGGCAGCAGACATCGATGCGCTTCAGGGGCCAGAGGAGCCCGAAGAGAAGAAGCCTCGCAAGAAGGGTCACGGGCGCAAGCCGCTCCCAGAAGACCTGCCGCGGGTGGACATCGAAATCATCCCCGACGAGGTGCAGCGCGCCGGGCTCGACGCGTTCGAGCGCATCGGCGAAGAGGTGACCGAGGTCCTCGAGCGTCGGCCCGGGTCGATGGTCATCGCGCGCATCATCAAGCCGAAGTTCGTGCGCAAGGACCGCGAGCCGAACGCGCCCACCGAGGTGCACGTCGGGCAGACGCCGTCGCTCCCGATTCCGCGCAGCGTCGCGGGTCCCGGCTTGCTGGCGGACACGCTCGTGCGTCGCTGGCAGGACCACATGCCGCTGCACCGCCTCGAGCAGATGTACGCGCGCGAGGGCGTCGAGATGGCACGCTCGACCATCTGTGGCTGGCACGAGCAGCTGAGGCCGCTGGTGGAGCCACTCATCGCCGCGATGCGCGCCGAGGCGTTCACGGCCCCCTACCTCTGCACCGACGCCACTGGCGTGTTGGTGCAAGCAAAGGAGCAGTGCCGCCGCGGACACTTCTGGGTGCTCATCGACCCTGGAAGACACGTGCTCTTCGAGTACACGCGCAACCACACCAACGACGCGGTCGACTCGTTGCTGGCTGGCTACGAAGGCTATCTCGTGGCCGACGCGCACGTGGTCTACGACCATCTCTACGAACGCGGCGATATCGTGGAGGTGAACTGCTGGGCCCACAGCCGCAGGTACTTCTTCAAGGCGATGGCGTCCGACCCCGAGCGCGCGGGCCAAGCGCTGCGCATGCAGGGGCTGCTGTTCAAGATCGAGCGCAGCATCAAGGACGCGCCCCGCAAGAAGCGCGAAGCCATCCGGCAGAAGCACTCGGCGCCTGTCGTCGAACGCTTTTTCTCCTGGTGCGACGCCGAGTGGGAGCGCGCCCTCGAAGACACTCCGATGTACGCCGCGCTCCGCTACGCCCGGAACCAGCGCGTGGGCCTGCAGCGCTTCCTCGCCGACGGTCGCCTGCCGCTCGAGAACAACATCAGCGAGCGCGAGCTCCGCCGGCAGGCCGTCGGCCGCAAGAACTGGCTCTTCGTGGGCAGCGACGACGCTGCTCACGTGAACGCTGCCTTCACCACGCTCCTCGCCAGCTGCCGCATGGTGGGCGTCGAGCCTTGGGAGTACCTGCGCGACCTCTTCTGCCTGCTTCCGGCCTGGCCCGCTCACCGCGTCCTCGAGCTGGCGCCGGCGTACTGGGCCGGCACGCGCGAACGCGAGGACGTGGTCGCCATGCTCGCTGCGGACCCCTACCGCGCCGCCACTCTCTGAGCACTGGGCGCCCGTCGGGCTGAAGCGCGGTCGTCAAGGACGCGATTCACCGAACGGATACCATCGTCCTCGGCCTCTACGGCCTCCTCGCCGGCTACAGCGACCCCCGCTGGGCCACCTTCCAGCAGGTGAAGCGCGCTGGTGGCACCGTCACCAAGGGCATGAAGGGCTGGCCGGTCCTGCTCTACAAGCGCGTCTCGAAGAGCGCCGCCAGCGACCAGGACGACACCGGCTACTTCATCGTCCGGCAGTTCACGGTCTTCAACGTCGTCGCCCAGACCACCGGCATCGAGCTGCCCACGCACACCGCCCGCGAGCACGTCCCGACCGACGCCGAGCTCATCCTCGAGCACTCCGGCGCCGAGTTCCGCCGAGCCGACCGCGCGGCCTACGTCCCGAGCAACGACGAGATCCTCCTACCCGCCCCCGAGGCCTTCCTCACCGCCGACGCCTACTACTCGGTCGCCTTCCATGAGCTGACGCACTGGACGGGCGCACCCCACCACCTCGGCCGGGATCACTCGGGCACCTTCGGGTCACCCGCCTACGCGCGCGAAGAGCTCATCGCCGAGCTCGGGAGCGCCATGGTCGCCTCCCGCTTCGGCATCGACTACACGGCCGAGAACGCCAACTACACAGCCAACTGGCTCATCCCCCTCGGGCGCGACCCGAAGCAGCTCATCGCCGTCACCCGGGACGCCGCGAAGGCAGCCGACTACCTCTACCGGCGGGCCTTCCCCGACACCGAGGCGCAGCCGTCGGAGGGCAACCAAGGCAACCAGGACGACCAGGACCTCGAGGCGGCGGCGTGAGCCTCGAGCGGCATCGGGCTCGACGCGTAGAGGCAACCCGGCTTCGATGTGGTGCGCGCCCTGGGCCTCTGGGATGCCGCGCACCGGGCCGCCTTCCTCTGGTGGGCCCGCGTCAGTCTGTCTAAGCACGCACTCCCCATGAGTCGTGACCCCATCGCGCAGACCCACAGGAGCCCTCGCGAACGGGGCATGGTGGAAGGGTGGTTGCCAACCGGTCGTTTGCAGCCGACCTTCGGTTGCATGTTGTCCTCCCGTTTGGCTTCTTCGCTGGCGCTCGCGTGCGCTGCGTCATTCATGCTGGCCTGTGGACGCGGCGATGCCGAAGACTGCACCGTTCGAGGGCCAGATGCATATCTTCGAGGGTGCGACCTGACCAACGCGGACCTGACCAACGCGGACCTGACCAACGCGAACCTGTTCAGCGCGGACCTGACCGGCGCGGACCTGACCGACGCGAACCTGCGCTACGCGAACCTGCGCTACGCGAACCTGCGCGGCGCGGACCTGACCGGCGCGAACCTGACCGGCGCGGACCTGACAACGCGAACCTGACCGGCGCGAACCTGACCGGCGTGAACCTGACCGGCGCGGACCTGACCAACGCGAACCTGACCGGCGCGAGCCTGGCCGGCGCGGACCTGGCCGGCGCGTTCCTGGGCAGCGCGAACCTGACCGACGCGGACCTGACCGGCGCGAACCTGTACGGTGTCCGCTCGCGCGGCATCGTGGGTGTGCCCGCATTGCCAAGCGGGTACCGGATCACCAACGGGTACCTGGTCGGACAGCGCGTGAACCTGAGCGGCGCGGACCTGAGCGGCGCGAACCTGAGCGGCGCGGACCTGAGCGGCGCGGACTTGACCGGCGCGAACCTGTTCGAAGCGGACCTGAGCGGCGCGAACCTGAGCGACGCGGACCTGACCAGCGCGTTCCTGGGCCGCGCGAACCTGTCCAACGCGAACCTGACCAACGCCAATCTAACCGGAGCGATCCTGGACGGTGTCAGATCGGGCGGCATCGTGGGTGTGCCCGCGGCATTGCCGAGCGGGTACCGGTTGATCAACGGGTACCTGGCCGGACCGATCGCGGACCTGAGCGGCGCGGACCTGAGCGGCGCGGACCTGACCGGCGCGGTCCTGTACTACGCGGACCTGACCGGCGCGGACCTGAGCGGCGCGGACCTGACCGGCGCGTACCTGAGCGGCGCGTACCTGACCGGCGCGACCCTGACCAACGCGGAGCTGACCGGCGTCAGCTCGAGCGGCATCGTGGGTGTGCCCGCGGCATTGCCGAGCGGGTACCGGTTGATCAACGGGTACCTGGTCGGACCGGGCGCGGACCTGACCGGCGCGATCCTGACCAACGCGAACCTGACCGGCGCGGACCTGGGCTACGCGACCCTGACCGGCGCGGTCCTGATCAACGCGAACCTGTCCGACGCGGACCTGTCCGACGCGAACCTGAGCGACGCGACCCTGACCGGCGCGATTTGGTCCAACACCACCTGTCCCAACGGCACGGTTCAGAGCACGCCCTGCCAGTGACCGCGCGCTAGCGGGAAGCTACGTCCACGCGCGCAGCCGGGTGGCCGACCGGGCCGCCTACGTCCCCAGCAACGACGAGATCCTCCTGCCCTGTCGTGAAGCGTTCATCACCGCGGACGGCTGCTACTCGGTCGCCTGCCAGGAGCTCGCCCACTCGACGGGTGCACCCCACCGCCGTCCGTCTAAGCACGCACTTCCCATGGGTCGTGACGCCATCGCGCAGACCCACAGGAGCCCTTGTGAACGGGACATGGTGACAAGTGGTTTGCAGCTGGATTTCGTCCAGCCCACATTCGGTCGCATGTCCTCGTCTCGTTTGGTTTCTTCTCAGGCGCTCGCGTGCGCTGTGTCACTCGTGATGGCCTGCGGAGGTTCCGACGGTGCTCCGCAGCCGGGCACCGATGCGGGCACGGATGCGGGCACGGATGCGGGCACCGATGCCGTCGACTGCACCGTTCGAGGGCCAAATGCATATCTTCGAGGGTGCGACCTGAACGGTGCGGACCTGGCCGGAGCGGACCTGAGGAACGCGAACCTGACCGACGCGGACCTGAGGAACGCGAACCTGACCCTGGCGGACCTGGGCGGCGCGAACCTGACCGGCGCGAACCTGGACCGCGTCGTCTCGGGCGGCATCGTGGGCGTGCCTGCGGCATTGCCAAGCGGGTACCAGATCATCAACGGGTACCTGGTCGGACCGGGCGCGGACCTGTCCGACGCGAACCTGGCCGGCGCGGACCTGACCGGCGCGGACCTGACCGGCGCGGGCCTGGCCGGCGCGAACCTGACCGGCGCGGACCTGACCGACGCGGACCTGACCGACGCGAGCCTGTTCGAAGCGGACCTGACCGACGCGGTGCTGGCCGGCGCGGACCTGACCGGCGCGGACCTGGGCGGCGCGGTGTGGTCCAACACCACCTGTCCCAACGGCGCGGTTCAGAGCACGCCCTGCCCGCAGTGACCGCGCTGTAGCGGGCAGCTAGCTTGCCGGTCATGACTTCCTCTTCCTTGTTTCGACGCTTGGTTCCCCTGCTCCTCTTCGTCCCCGGCTGCGGAGGCAGCCCCGCCGAAGACGGCCCGCCGCTGCGCATCCTGATCGTGGACGAGACGGGCGTGCCGGCCCTCGCGCGGCGCGTGCTCTACCAGCCGCAGCCGGCCGATGCCTTCTGGCTCAGCGCGACCGCGGCCACCTGCGAGAGCGGTGAGCCGCCCTGCTCCACGTGGCTGATCACCACGCCGATCACCGAGCGCATCGCCGTGACGGCGGACCGCACCACCGAGGCCACGCCCACCGAGGCGTGCCAGCCCTACGCGTCCACGTTCGCCATCGTGCACCCGGGCACGCGCGAGGTGCCGAGCCAGGAGCTGCACCTGACCCTGCCCACCTACGGCACGTACTGCATCAACGGCGACACGGGCCGCGCGATCGTGAACGTGGAGCACGACGAGGCCGTGGACGACACGGACACCCTGGCGCTGCCCGAGCCCGCCACAGGGGCCATCACGGTGTCGCTGGTGGACCTGAACGGCGACGCTGTCCCGGGCACGCAAGCGGCCTGGTACTACCACCCGGAAGGCACGGAGTACGACGGCGAGCACCCGCTGCTGTGCGCCGACGTGCGCTGCGAGACGTGGGTGGTCGACGAAGACGACGCGCCGCGCGCGGGCACGGTGTTCTTCACCGCGAGCTACGCGGGCCCGCTGAACCCGTTCTTGCAGCAAGGCTGGGTGGGCTACGACGGCGCACCGTTCGAGCTCGCGGCGGGCGACCAGGGCGGACTCGCGCCGCGCACGATCACGCTGACGCTGTCCACCGAAGACGAGGGCGCCACCGGCGGCTGAGCGCGGCCTTGCCCCGCCGCGTCAGCGCTGCGCGAAGGGCGCCATCAGCTCCACCAGGCGGCGCACCGTCTCGTCGATCATGAAGGCGTTGGCCTCCGGGAACTCGGGCATCACGCCGAGGCAGCCGCCGCTGGTGGCGCCCCACTCCATGCAGAAGAAGCCGCCGATGGACGTGGTGCCGCAGCGCGTGCCGTCGTCCTGGCCGTAGATGATGAAGTTGGAGCTGTACTGCCGCGAGTACTGCGCGCGGTAGGGGCCACGCGGGAACGTGACCGGCTCGGGCAAGAGGTCGCTGGCGCGCAGGGTCAGCTCGCCGGCCCACAGAATGTCGCCGGTCGCGGTGGACACCAGCGCCACGTCCAGCAGCACCTCGAGCGGCTGGATGCGCAGCGGCTCGCACATGGCGGGCCCGGGGAAGTACGCCACGGGGCGGTCGGTGTAGCCAACGGTGGACGACCGCACGAGCAGCGCGAGCGACGCGTCGATGCGCGGGCCCACCTCCATGGCCAGCTGGAGCAGCGTGGCGCCTCCCTGCTGCGCGGCCAGCGCTTCGAAGCGGGCCGACACCTCGGGCTGTGACAGGGCCGACGTGAGCGTGTCCTCCGCGATGGGCTGGAGCCCCGCGTCCAGCAGGTGGCGCTCGAAGGCGGCGGCCACCGTGGAGTACTCCGGGATGACGGCCTGCCCTTGCTCGACCGCCTGCGCCAGGTTCTCGTCGATCTTGTCGGCGTCGGCCGCGAAGCTGGGCGCCACGATGGCGAGATACGAAGGCGTGACCACGAAGACCCGCCCATTGCCCACACCGAACGGTTGGTTGGTGTGCCGCGGCGCCGCCGAGGCCGTGGGGTACCCAACGGCCAGCACGGTGGTCATGGGGGTGCAGCCCGC from the Sandaracinaceae bacterium genome contains:
- a CDS encoding DUF1738 domain-containing protein: MSQSDSAYSKVTDRILEALESADPTQWSRPWVTEGPARNAFSNRPYAGGNAIVRIRSVNRVPDGGSPSA
- a CDS encoding transposase, whose amino-acid sequence is MQKPRTREERMAIIADLRASGLPRATYARQHGLSEATLRMWTRRLKEELNDSLLSAAPPRIDASFIELALPSLLTAAPASIEVTLGGATVRVPTGADADTLGRIFAALRGAA
- the tnpB gene encoding IS66 family insertion sequence element accessory protein TnpB, whose amino-acid sequence is MIPSSVRIFVCQEPQDMRRSFDGLALAAQQHLGEDPQSGALFVFTNKRSSRIKVLWFDRNGYCLLYKRLHKARFELPEARVIDGAELGRVLRGSPISRSDANRS
- a CDS encoding IS66 family transposase, coding for MTDLAGLIERLDELQRGQDAIRRALQQAESERERAREERDRFKALYLEMLERNRKLERGLMGQQRERATSESQLTLDVLSAMLGERAAADIDALQGPEEPEEKKPRKKGHGRKPLPEDLPRVDIEIIPDEVQRAGLDAFERIGEEVTEVLERRPGSMVIARIIKPKFVRKDREPNAPTEVHVGQTPSLPIPRSVAGPGLLADTLVRRWQDHMPLHRLEQMYAREGVEMARSTICGWHEQLRPLVEPLIAAMRAEAFTAPYLCTDATGVLVQAKEQCRRGHFWVLIDPGRHVLFEYTRNHTNDAVDSLLAGYEGYLVADAHVVYDHLYERGDIVEVNCWAHSRRYFFKAMASDPERAGQALRMQGLLFKIERSIKDAPRKKREAIRQKHSAPVVERFFSWCDAEWERALEDTPMYAALRYARNQRVGLQRFLADGRLPLENNISERELRRQAVGRKNWLFVGSDDAAHVNAAFTTLLASCRMVGVEPWEYLRDLFCLLPAWPAHRVLELAPAYWAGTREREDVVAMLAADPYRAATL
- a CDS encoding pentapeptide repeat-containing protein; this translates as MSRDPIAQTHRSPRERGMVEGWLPTGRLQPTFGCMLSSRLASSLALACAASFMLACGRGDAEDCTVRGPDAYLRGCDLTNADLTNADLTNANLFSADLTGADLTDANLRYANLRYANLRGADLTGANLTGADLTTRT
- a CDS encoding pentapeptide repeat-containing protein, with the protein product MYYADLTGADLSGADLTGAYLSGAYLTGATLTNAELTGVSSSGIVGVPAALPSGYRLINGYLVGPGADLTGAILTNANLTGADLGYATLTGAVLINANLSDADLSDANLSDATLTGAIWSNTTCPNGTVQSTPCQ
- a CDS encoding pentapeptide repeat-containing protein → MADRAAYVPSNDEILLPCREAFITADGCYSVACQELAHSTGAPHRRPSKHALPMGRDAIAQTHRSPCERDMVTSGLQLDFVQPTFGRMSSSRLVSSQALACAVSLVMACGGSDGAPQPGTDAGTDAGTDAGTDAVDCTVRGPNAYLRGCDLNGADLAGADLRNANLTDADLRNANLTLADLGGANLTGANLDRVVSGGIVGVPAALPSGYQIINGYLVGPGADLSDANLAGADLTGADLTGAGLAGANLTGADLTDADLTDASLFEADLTDAVLAGADLTGADLGGAVWSNTTCPNGAVQSTPCPQ